In Monomorium pharaonis isolate MP-MQ-018 chromosome 3, ASM1337386v2, whole genome shotgun sequence, a genomic segment contains:
- the LOC105832916 gene encoding ubiquitin-conjugating enzyme E2 L3 isoform X2, whose protein sequence is MAATRRLQKELGDLRASTMKNFTNIQVDESNILTWQGLILPDNPPYNKGAFRIEINFPAEYPFKPPRINFKTKIYHPNVDEKGQICLPIISAENWKPATKTDQVIQALIALVNDPEPEHPLRADLAEEFLKDRKKFFKNAEEFTKKHAEKRRESSSSNE, encoded by the exons atggctGCTACGAGAAGATTGCAAAAG GAACTCGGCGACCTCAGGGCGTCGACGATGAAGAACTTCACAAATATCCAAGTAGACGAGTCCAATATCCTCACCTGGCAGGGCCTGATATTGCCG GACAATCCACCTTATAACAAAGGCGCGTTTCGCATCGAAATCAATTTTCCAGCAGAATATCCCTTTAAGCCACcaagaataaatttcaaaacaaaGATATATCACCCAAATGTAGACGAAAAAGGTCAGATATGTCTACCAATTATAAGCGCAGAAAATTGGAAACCTGCTACAAAAACGGACCAAG TGATCCAAGCTTTGATAGCATTAGTGAATGATCCTGAGCCTGAGCATCCCCTGAGAGCGGATTTAGCAGAGGAATTTCTGAAGgatagaaaaaagttttttaaaaatgccgAAGAATTTACGAAAAAACATGCCGAAAAGAGGCGGGAATCATCATCTTCTAATGAATAA
- the LOC105832916 gene encoding ubiquitin-conjugating enzyme E2 L3 isoform X1: MAAAEINVTVALSRVHLACDFFQELGDLRASTMKNFTNIQVDESNILTWQGLILPDNPPYNKGAFRIEINFPAEYPFKPPRINFKTKIYHPNVDEKGQICLPIISAENWKPATKTDQVIQALIALVNDPEPEHPLRADLAEEFLKDRKKFFKNAEEFTKKHAEKRRESSSSNE; encoded by the exons ATGGCGGCCGCCGAGATTAATGTGACTGTGGCTCTTTCGCGGGTCCACTTAGCCTGCGACTTTTTCCAGGAACTCGGCGACCTCAGGGCGTCGACGATGAAGAACTTCACAAATATCCAAGTAGACGAGTCCAATATCCTCACCTGGCAGGGCCTGATATTGCCG GACAATCCACCTTATAACAAAGGCGCGTTTCGCATCGAAATCAATTTTCCAGCAGAATATCCCTTTAAGCCACcaagaataaatttcaaaacaaaGATATATCACCCAAATGTAGACGAAAAAGGTCAGATATGTCTACCAATTATAAGCGCAGAAAATTGGAAACCTGCTACAAAAACGGACCAAG TGATCCAAGCTTTGATAGCATTAGTGAATGATCCTGAGCCTGAGCATCCCCTGAGAGCGGATTTAGCAGAGGAATTTCTGAAGgatagaaaaaagttttttaaaaatgccgAAGAATTTACGAAAAAACATGCCGAAAAGAGGCGGGAATCATCATCTTCTAATGAATAA
- the LOC105832915 gene encoding phosphatidylinositol N-acetylglucosaminyltransferase subunit C, producing the protein MKEVQWQKNLYENYGLPDNYTDSSFLEQLRKNIKPNNITLIEAISLGASISTRLSVVVLFVIIFIWLNNEWITPDVVVISGSVLTILGYFLYNVKIPDRPVKPTKDLWTVLIFLTFGFILSPILKTLTETISTDTIYAMTISMFLTHLIFTKYGSSQICLSDSLSITSSIFGSLMLASRLASPFHAFSLLTVSVQGFVLLPYLLSQINNKIVVSTILTIGTIYFLLFVSLTFSYVFIIAVVFIHFVCPLWYIRCQKYKDNIYGPWDEAVIAS; encoded by the coding sequence ATGAAAGAAGTACAGTGGCAGAAGAACTTATATGAGAACTATGGACTTCCAGACAATTACACGGATAGTTCCTTTTTAGAGCAATtgcgtaaaaatataaaaccaaATAACATTACCTTGATAGAAGCAATAAGCTTGGGCGCCAGCATTTCTACAAGATTGAGTGTCGTCGTACTTTTcgtcataatatttatttggcTGAACAACGAATGGATCACGCCAGATGTTGTTGTGATATCAGGAAGTGTATTGACGATTCTTGGGTATTTCCTGTACAACGTGAAGATACCTGATCGACCTGTGAAACCAACGAAGGATCTCTGGacagtattaatatttctaacgtTTGGTTTCATATTGTCACCCATTTTGAAAACTCTGACGGAAACGATAAGTACCGATACAATTTACGCTATGACGATATCGATGTTTTTGACCCACTTAATATTCACAAAgtatggatcatcacaaatcTGTCTCTCGGACTCCTTGTCCATAACTTCCTCGATCTTCGGCTCGTTAATGTTGGCTTCTAGATTAGCGTCACCGTTTCACGCCTTTTCGCTCTTGACAGTTTCAGTTCAGGGCTTTGTACTGTTACCTTACTTATtgtcacaaataaataataaaattgtcgtATCAACTATTTTGACAATTGGCAccatatattttctattattcgtTTCATTAACATTCTCTTATGTTTTCATTATCGCTGTAGTATTCATTCATTTTGTTTGTCCACTTTGGTATATCAGGTgccaaaaatataaagataatatttatggtcCTTGGGATGAAGCTGTAATTGCTTCTTAA